Proteins encoded in a region of the Zea mays cultivar B73 chromosome 4, Zm-B73-REFERENCE-NAM-5.0, whole genome shotgun sequence genome:
- the LOC103653700 gene encoding pentatricopeptide repeat-containing protein At4g14850, with amino-acid sequence MRTPETIGSALARFGTSRSLFAGAHLHSHLLKSGLLAGFSNHLLTLYSRCRLPSAARAVFDEIPDPCHVSWSSLVTAYSNNGMPRDALLAFRAMRGRGVPCNEFALPVVLKCAPDVRFGAQVHALAVATRLVHDVFVANALVAVYGGFGMVDEARRMFDEYVGVGGERNAVSWNTMISAYVKNDQSGDAIGVFREMVWSGERPNEFGFSCVVNACTGSRDLEAGRQVHGAVVRTGYEKDVFTANALVDMYSKLGDIEMAATVFEKMPAADVVSWNAFISGCVTHGHDHRALELLLQMKSSGLVPNVFTLSSVLKACAGAGAFNLGRQIHGFMVKAVADFDEFVAVGLVDMYAKHGFLDDARKVFDFMPRRDLILWNALISGCSHDGRHGEVLSLFHRMRKEGLDLDVNRTTLASVLKSTASSEAICHTRQVHALAEKIGLLSDSHVINGLIDSYWKCGQLDYAIKVFKESRSDDIISSTTMMTALSQCDHGEDAIKLFVQMLRKGLEPDSFVLSSLLNACTSLSAYEQGKQVHAHLIKRQFTSDVFAGNALVYAYAKCGSIEDADMAFSGLPERGIVSWSAMIGGLAQHGHGKRALDLFHRMLDEGVAPNHITLTSVLSACNHAGLVDDAKKYFESMKETFGIDRTEEHYACMIDILGRAGKLEDAMELVNNMPFQANAAVWGALLGASRVHRDPELGRMAAEKLFTLEPEKSGTHVLLANTYASAGMWDEMAKVRKLMKDSNVKKEPAMSWVEIKDKVHTFIVGDKSHPMTRDIYGKLAELGDLMNKAGYVPNVEVDLHDVDRSEKELLLSHHSERLAVAFALISTPSGAPIRVKKNLRICRDCHVAFKYISKIVSREIIIRDINRFHHFTNGTCSCGDYW; translated from the coding sequence ATGCGGACTCCGGAAACCATCGGTTCGGCCCTGGCCCGCTTCGGCACGTCGCGGTCGCTGTTCGCCGGAGCGCACCTCCACTCCCACCTCCTCAAGTCCGGCCTTCTCGCCGGCTTCAGCAACCACCTCCTCACACTCTACTCCAGGTGCCGTCTACCGAGCGCAGCACGCGCGGTGTTCGACGAAATCCCCGACCCGTGCCACGTCTCCTGGTCCTCGCTCGTCACCGCCTACTCGAACAACGGCATGCCCCGGGACGCACTCTTGGCGTTTCGGGCCATGCGCGGGCGCGGCGTCCCGTGCAACGAGTTCGCGCTCCCCGTCGTGCTCAAGTGCGCGCCGGACGTCCGGTTCGGCGCGCAGGTGCACGCGCTGGCCGTGGCCACGAGGCTCGTCCACGATGTCTTCGTCGCCAACGCGCTTGTGGCCGTGTACGGCGGGTTCGGCATGGTGGACGAGGCCAGGAGGATGTTCGACGAGTATGTAGGCGTTGGAGGGGAGAGGAATGCCGTTTCGTGGAACACCATGATATCGGCGTACGTCAAGAACGACCAGAGCGGGGATGCCATCGGGGTGTTCCGCGAAATGGTGTGGAGCGGGGAGCGGCCGAATGAGTTCGGGTTCTCGTGCGTGGTGAACGCGTGCACGGGATCGAGGGATTTGGAGGCTGGGAGGCAGGTGCACGGTGCAGTGGTGAGGACGGGATATGAAAAGGATGTGTTCACAGCAAATGCGCTGGTCGACATGTACTCAAAGCTGGGAGACATTGAAATGGCAGCAACGGTTTTCGAGAAGATGCCTGCGGCGGACGTCGTCTCATGGAATGCTTTCATTTCTGGCTGTGTAACCCATGGGCATGATCACCGTGCACTGGAGCTGCTACTACAGATGAAGTCTTCAGGATTGGTGCCCAATGTGTTCACCTTATCTAGTGTTCTGAAGGCTTGTGCTGGTGCTGGTGCATTCAATTTGGGCCGGCAAATCCATGGGTTTATGGTCAAGGCCGTTGCAGATTTTGATGAGTTTGTCGCTGTTGGCCTTGTCGACATGTACGCAAAGCATGGGTTCTTGGATGACGCAAGGAAGGTGTTTGATTTCATGCCCCGAAGGGATCTGATTTTGTGGAATGCACTGATCTCAGGCTGCTCTCATGACGGACGGCATGGTGAGGTGCTGTCACTCTTTCACAGGATGAGGAAGGAGGGGCTTGACCTTGATGTCAATAGGACGACACTAGCTTCTGTTCTCAAGTCAACGGCGAGCTCGGAAGCAATCTGTCACACAAGACAGGTTCATGCTCTTGCAGAGAAGATAGGGCTCCTATCTGACTCTCATGTCATCAATGGGCTTATTGATTCATACTGGAAGTGTGGTCAGCTAGATTATGCGATTAAGGTTTTCAAAGAAAGCCGTTCTGATGACATTATATCTTCTACAACCATGATGACAGCTCTCTCACAGTGCGACCATGGTGAGGATGCAATAAAACTGTTTGTGCAGATGTTAAGAAAAGGCCTTGAACCTGATTCTTTTGTACTAAGTAGCCTCCTAAATGCTTGCACTAGTCTGTCAGCCTATGAACAAGGGAAGCAAGTGCATGCTCATCTGATTAAGAGGCAGTTCACATCAGATGTATTTGCAGGAAATGCACTTGTGTACGCTTATGCAAAGTGCGGGAGCATAGAGGATGCAGACATGGCATTCTCTGGCCTGCCGGAGAGGGGAATTGTCTCATGGTCTGCAATGATTGGGGGGCTTGCACAGCATGGACATGGGAAGAGAGCATTGGATTTGTTCCATAGAATGCTTGATGAGGGTGTTGCCCCAAATCACATCACGTTGACCAGTGTTCTCTCTGCTTGTAACCATGCCGGGCTTGTTGATGACGCAAAGAAATACTTTGAATCTATGAAGGAGACGTTTGGAATTGACAGGACTGAGGAACATTACGCATGCATGATTGATATTCTTGGTCGTGCAGGGAAACTAGAGGATGCTATGGAGCTTGTCAACAACATGCCATTCCAAGCAAATGCTGCAGTTTGGGGCGCACTTCTAGGAGCCTCAAGAGTACACCGAGATCCAGAACTCGGAAGGATGGCAGCTGAGAAGCTCTTCACCCTGGAGCCTGAGAAGTCTGGTACACATGTCCTGCTTGCAAACACTTATGCTTCAGCAGGCATGTGGGATGAAATGGCTAAGGTGCGAAAGCTAATGAAAGACAGCAACGTCAAGAAGGAGCCTGCCATGAGCTGGGTTGAGATAAAGGACAAGGTGCATACTTTCATTGTTGGCGACAAGAGCCATCCAATGACAAGAGACATATATGGAAAGCTAGCCGAATTGGGAGATTTGATGAACAAAGCTGGTTACGTTCCAAATGTGGAGGTCGATCTGCATGATGTAGACAGAAGTGAAAAGGAGCTGCTTCTTTCTCACCACAGTGAGAGGCTGGCCGTTGCGTTTGCATTGATCAGCACCCCATCTGGGGCCCCAATCAGAGTCAAGAAGAATCTGCGCATATGCAGAGACTGCCATGTCGCATTCAAGTACATTTCAAAGATCGTTTCAAGGGAGATTATCATCAGAGATATCAACCGGTTCCATCATTTCACAAATGGGACATGTTCTTGCGGTGATTATTGGTGA